In Edaphobacter bradus, the following are encoded in one genomic region:
- a CDS encoding glycoside hydrolase family 3 N-terminal domain-containing protein gives MVVVEQTSAKASTNQYFAWTAIRLWTVCCVLTAGTMALTSAVAQTVASANQELASPEIERKVEALLRQMTLDEKLGQLVQYNGDGFVAPSAAKEDSALAANPEAHYRVNSMELAAAGKLGSMLNVTGAARTAAFQHAAVDKSRLHIPLLFGADVIHGYRTVYPVPLGLAATFDPEMVTKLSRMAAQEATTAGIRWFYSPMVDISRDARWGRSTEGAGEDAYLGAAMARAYIRGYQGTSLRLPDSVAASVKHYAAYGAAEAGREYNTTDMSDSRLRQVYLPPYKAAVEAGAATMMSAFNALNGVPATANPYLLDTILRKEWGFNGFVVSDYTAVMELLHHGIALTASDATEKALKAGVEVDMMSHFYDAELPGLLRSGRVPQSVIDEAVRRVLRVKFALGLFENPYPSAPEVTAAVPEHRPLVREAAEESLVLLKNEGLGGDPALPLKPGVKLALIGPLADNANEMQGAWGGAHRSADVVTLRSALEEFAKAKGGSVVAVRGAEISGTSDAGFAEAEAAARAANVVVMALGESSAMSGEAGSRTHLDLPGNQEQLLERVVGVGKPVVLVVFSGRPLVLTWAAAHVPSILEAWFPGTEGGHAITNVLFGITAPSGKLPMSFPVTEGQEPLYYNQFPTGRPPLRADLTVPPVGGTRFISRYIDAPNAALFPFGFGLSYTTFAYSHLTVSRAEIPLRDAKPGSAPLVLATATVTNTGKRAGTEVVQCYVGNRGASLEQPLRSLQGFARVALQPGESRKVEFPLGFEELSFYDTERNAKMEATQYTVWIGGDSLATENAGFRVTP, from the coding sequence ATGGTTGTCGTTGAACAGACGAGCGCGAAGGCTTCCACGAACCAGTACTTCGCGTGGACTGCGATTCGGTTATGGACGGTTTGTTGTGTACTGACTGCTGGAACGATGGCCTTAACCTCGGCTGTTGCGCAGACTGTAGCATCGGCGAACCAGGAGTTGGCCTCGCCGGAGATCGAGCGAAAGGTGGAAGCGCTGCTGCGCCAGATGACGCTTGACGAAAAGCTGGGGCAACTCGTTCAGTACAACGGCGACGGATTTGTTGCTCCGTCTGCGGCCAAGGAGGACAGCGCGTTAGCGGCCAATCCGGAGGCCCACTATCGCGTCAACTCGATGGAGCTTGCGGCGGCGGGGAAGCTGGGGTCGATGCTGAATGTCACCGGCGCAGCGCGGACTGCGGCATTTCAGCATGCGGCGGTCGACAAGAGCCGGTTGCACATTCCACTTCTGTTTGGAGCAGATGTAATTCATGGTTATCGCACGGTTTATCCGGTGCCGCTAGGACTAGCGGCGACCTTCGACCCGGAGATGGTGACGAAGCTATCGCGGATGGCGGCGCAGGAAGCGACGACGGCAGGTATCCGCTGGTTTTACTCGCCGATGGTGGATATTTCGCGCGATGCACGGTGGGGACGCTCGACTGAAGGCGCCGGCGAAGATGCCTACCTTGGCGCGGCAATGGCGAGAGCGTACATTCGCGGATACCAAGGCACCAGCCTGAGACTGCCCGACAGCGTTGCGGCTTCCGTAAAGCATTATGCAGCGTATGGAGCGGCGGAGGCGGGTCGGGAATACAACACGACAGACATGAGCGACAGCCGGCTGCGGCAGGTGTACCTGCCACCGTACAAGGCTGCGGTCGAAGCCGGGGCAGCGACGATGATGAGCGCATTCAATGCGCTGAACGGTGTGCCCGCCACGGCCAATCCTTACCTGCTAGATACGATTCTGCGGAAGGAGTGGGGCTTCAACGGATTCGTGGTGAGCGACTATACGGCAGTGATGGAACTGCTACACCACGGGATCGCGCTAACCGCGTCGGATGCAACCGAAAAGGCGCTGAAGGCCGGTGTAGAAGTAGACATGATGTCGCACTTCTACGATGCGGAACTGCCGGGGCTGCTACGTTCGGGCAGAGTGCCGCAGAGTGTGATTGATGAAGCGGTCCGGCGTGTCCTGCGCGTAAAGTTTGCGCTCGGCTTGTTCGAGAATCCGTACCCTTCGGCGCCGGAGGTGACGGCGGCGGTCCCGGAGCACCGGCCACTGGTGCGCGAGGCAGCAGAGGAATCGTTGGTGCTGCTGAAGAACGAAGGGCTTGGCGGAGATCCGGCGCTGCCGCTGAAGCCGGGTGTAAAGCTGGCGCTGATCGGACCGCTCGCCGATAACGCCAATGAGATGCAAGGGGCGTGGGGAGGAGCGCACCGGTCTGCTGACGTTGTGACACTGCGGAGTGCTCTCGAAGAGTTTGCGAAGGCGAAGGGCGGATCCGTGGTCGCGGTCCGCGGCGCAGAAATTTCGGGGACGTCCGACGCGGGCTTTGCGGAGGCGGAGGCAGCTGCACGCGCAGCCAATGTCGTGGTGATGGCACTCGGCGAGTCCAGCGCGATGAGCGGTGAAGCTGGCTCGCGCACTCACTTGGATTTACCAGGGAACCAAGAGCAGTTGCTGGAGCGCGTAGTGGGCGTGGGCAAGCCGGTAGTCCTAGTAGTGTTTTCCGGCAGGCCACTGGTGCTTACGTGGGCGGCTGCACATGTGCCGTCCATCCTAGAGGCATGGTTTCCCGGCACCGAAGGCGGACACGCGATAACGAATGTCCTGTTCGGCATAACGGCTCCGAGCGGGAAGCTGCCGATGAGCTTCCCGGTCACTGAGGGGCAGGAGCCACTGTATTACAACCAGTTTCCTACGGGGCGGCCGCCGCTGCGGGCGGACCTGACGGTGCCGCCGGTCGGCGGAACGCGCTTCATCTCGCGGTATATCGACGCTCCGAATGCTGCGCTGTTCCCCTTTGGCTTTGGCCTGTCGTACACAACGTTTGCCTACTCGCATCTGACCGTGTCGCGCGCGGAGATTCCGCTCCGGGATGCGAAGCCGGGAAGCGCGCCTCTCGTGTTGGCCACTGCCACAGTGACCAACACCGGGAAGCGCGCGGGGACGGAGGTCGTGCAGTGTTACGTCGGCAACCGAGGTGCGAGCCTGGAGCAGCCGCTGCGTAGCCTGCAGGGATTCGCACGCGTGGCGCTGCAGCCCGGGGAATCACGGAAGGTTGAGTTTCCTCTGGGGTTTGAGGAGCTATCGTTTTACGACACCGAGCGAAACGCGAAGATGGAAGCGACGCAGTACACCGTGTGGATCGGCGGCGATTCGCTGGCGACGGAGAATGCTGGGTTCCGCGTGACGCCGTGA
- a CDS encoding TonB-dependent receptor: MQGYSRLSEGVRASRFVWNVLFSVVFLVLGAGSVIPAAAQFRGSLHGIVTDPQGAAVKEATLTLTDTATNRTLVAKSGANGTYDFNALPPSRFKLTAVAPGFREKVFEDLQIIPEQANAINVQLGIESATVSVDVASGAVPALDTETASISGTVTTNQIEHMPSFGRDVTQLAQLAPGVFGDGGQGASGGTRSLPGTNQGSAGATDGVFKTENGPQVIANGNQTNTNGVTIDGISASSVTWGGTTVVTPTEESVDSVKVTANAYDAEVGRFTGAQIQIISKSGSNRFHGSLFFKAERPGLNAYQRWNGPNSVGPGSYNPDGTLKTPQQRGLNRDSGRFNQYGGSVSGPVLRDKLFASFAYETLRLRTVNYTTGWYETPAFLKMASANSNASKYLTYTGEGASILGLGSFDCTTLGLTEGPYCHLIPGQGLDLGSPLKTPLGSYDPSRSATAASQPGYGSGLDGVADLANYALSSPNTRTATQYYGRMDAQATKKDRLSFIIYWVPLQTVSYNGPVRAANLWNHNQVNDAFTGLWNRVFSPSLLNEARANAAGWRWNEIASNPQAGFGLAQATFGDQRGIFPNVTPNYFGAPNPSVFDQWTYGYQDIVTKVKGAHSLKMGGSLTRLYYLNQNISGARPTFKFANLWNFLNDAPYQENGTFSPSTGTPSANRQDNRNNFWGVFVQDDWKVTPTLTLNLGLRWDYFGPFYDKGQNLRTVVLGQGSAMLTGLSVRKGGNMYTSQKGNLGPQFGFAWTPAAFAQKIVVRGGFGLNYNQNELAITANGNGNPGNIVNTTFCCKAASGTTSNGAAIQYVLPSDLHSVFGYASNPSAITGFNASGLPTNAATLVNVTAFDANVKTIQTYHYSLDTQYDLTHKFVATLGYQGSVSHHLILQQDMNVIAAAAGIPLNPQVTRVGYYGNKGNANYHAMLATVKHNFSRSYQVEAQYTWSKSMDNGSQPYYQDAYPYQLAYSYGRSDYNVGNALKVFGMWQPNFFHNAVLHSVADGWTVTGIYNWHTGFPWTPTWNSGVNLFYGNSGQNTLRPVAYHGTGGHDLSNAAFESGPMAGNSAARNKNFANGSFTYFTLPTVVGAAAFPATAPLPTAPGVSRNSFDGPRYSAVDASITKGFHLPNTPVMGERAIFEFRVDAFNLFNQTNLNGISTSIGTGTTANVNFGQATGALGGRIVDMQARFSF; this comes from the coding sequence ATGCAAGGCTATTCACGTCTTAGCGAAGGTGTGCGTGCTTCCCGGTTTGTGTGGAATGTTCTGTTCAGTGTCGTTTTCCTGGTCCTGGGCGCCGGGAGTGTGATTCCTGCTGCTGCGCAGTTCCGCGGGTCGCTTCATGGTATAGTGACGGACCCCCAGGGTGCGGCTGTGAAGGAAGCAACGTTGACGCTGACGGACACCGCGACCAACCGGACGCTGGTTGCCAAGAGCGGGGCCAACGGCACCTATGACTTCAACGCGCTTCCACCGAGCCGTTTCAAGCTAACGGCGGTGGCTCCCGGGTTCAGGGAGAAGGTCTTCGAGGACCTGCAGATCATTCCCGAGCAAGCCAACGCAATTAATGTGCAACTGGGCATCGAAAGTGCAACGGTGAGCGTCGATGTGGCGTCGGGTGCGGTGCCCGCGCTGGATACGGAGACAGCGTCGATCAGCGGGACGGTGACGACGAATCAGATTGAGCATATGCCGTCGTTTGGCCGTGATGTGACGCAGTTGGCGCAATTAGCACCGGGCGTGTTCGGCGACGGAGGCCAGGGGGCGAGCGGCGGAACGCGTAGCCTGCCGGGCACGAACCAAGGTAGCGCTGGCGCTACGGACGGAGTGTTCAAGACTGAAAACGGCCCGCAGGTAATTGCAAATGGAAACCAGACCAATACCAATGGCGTTACCATCGACGGCATCAGCGCGTCGAGTGTGACGTGGGGCGGAACGACGGTAGTGACGCCGACGGAAGAGTCGGTGGATAGCGTAAAGGTGACGGCGAACGCGTACGACGCGGAGGTTGGCCGCTTCACGGGAGCCCAGATCCAGATCATCTCGAAGAGTGGCAGCAACCGCTTCCATGGCAGTCTGTTTTTCAAGGCTGAGCGGCCGGGACTGAATGCGTATCAGCGCTGGAATGGTCCGAACTCCGTTGGACCGGGAAGCTACAATCCAGACGGCACTCTTAAGACACCGCAACAGCGCGGGCTGAACCGCGATTCGGGACGCTTCAACCAGTACGGTGGCAGCGTGAGCGGCCCAGTGTTGCGCGACAAGCTTTTTGCTTCCTTTGCGTATGAAACACTGCGCCTGCGCACGGTGAATTACACGACAGGGTGGTATGAGACGCCTGCGTTTTTGAAGATGGCTTCGGCCAACAGCAACGCGTCGAAGTACCTGACTTATACGGGAGAAGGCGCGAGCATCCTGGGGCTGGGGTCGTTTGACTGCACGACGCTCGGGCTGACGGAAGGGCCCTACTGCCACCTGATCCCAGGCCAGGGTCTTGACCTGGGGTCGCCGCTAAAGACGCCGCTGGGATCGTATGATCCTTCGCGCTCGGCAACGGCAGCGTCCCAGCCAGGTTATGGCAGCGGACTGGACGGTGTGGCAGACCTCGCAAACTACGCGCTGTCCTCGCCGAACACGCGCACGGCGACGCAATACTATGGGCGCATGGATGCGCAGGCAACCAAGAAAGACCGCCTGAGCTTCATCATCTACTGGGTGCCTCTGCAGACAGTGAGTTATAACGGGCCGGTTCGAGCCGCGAATCTCTGGAACCACAACCAGGTCAACGATGCCTTCACGGGGTTGTGGAATCGGGTCTTCTCGCCGTCGTTGCTGAACGAGGCACGCGCGAATGCGGCCGGGTGGCGGTGGAACGAGATCGCTTCCAACCCGCAGGCAGGCTTCGGGCTGGCACAGGCGACCTTTGGCGATCAGCGTGGTATCTTCCCCAACGTTACGCCCAACTACTTCGGCGCGCCCAACCCAAGCGTTTTCGACCAGTGGACATATGGGTACCAGGACATTGTGACCAAGGTGAAGGGAGCGCACTCGCTGAAGATGGGTGGGAGCTTAACACGTCTTTACTACCTGAATCAGAACATCAGCGGCGCGCGACCGACGTTCAAGTTCGCCAACTTGTGGAACTTCCTTAACGATGCTCCATACCAGGAGAACGGCACGTTCAGTCCGAGCACAGGTACACCTTCGGCGAACCGGCAGGACAACCGCAACAACTTCTGGGGCGTATTTGTGCAGGACGACTGGAAGGTGACGCCGACGCTGACGCTGAACCTCGGTTTGCGCTGGGACTACTTCGGCCCCTTCTACGACAAGGGCCAGAACCTGCGGACGGTGGTGCTAGGCCAGGGATCGGCGATGCTAACCGGGCTGAGCGTGCGCAAGGGCGGAAACATGTACACGTCGCAGAAGGGCAACTTGGGGCCGCAGTTCGGCTTTGCCTGGACCCCGGCGGCGTTCGCACAGAAGATCGTGGTCCGCGGCGGGTTCGGGCTGAACTACAACCAGAACGAGCTGGCGATCACCGCAAACGGTAACGGCAATCCGGGCAACATCGTGAACACGACGTTCTGCTGCAAAGCGGCTTCGGGAACCACCAGCAATGGGGCGGCGATTCAGTACGTACTGCCGAGCGACCTTCATTCAGTCTTTGGCTACGCATCGAACCCGAGCGCCATCACCGGTTTCAACGCGAGTGGCCTACCCACCAACGCTGCGACTCTGGTGAACGTCACAGCGTTCGATGCGAACGTAAAGACGATCCAGACGTACCACTACTCGCTGGACACGCAGTATGACCTGACCCACAAGTTTGTGGCCACACTAGGCTACCAGGGAAGCGTGAGCCATCACCTGATCCTGCAGCAGGACATGAACGTGATCGCAGCGGCGGCGGGCATTCCGCTGAATCCGCAGGTGACGCGGGTGGGCTACTACGGCAACAAGGGCAACGCGAACTACCACGCGATGCTGGCGACAGTGAAGCATAACTTCTCGCGCAGCTACCAAGTAGAGGCGCAGTACACCTGGAGCAAGAGCATGGACAACGGATCGCAGCCGTACTACCAGGATGCATATCCGTACCAGTTGGCGTACTCATATGGCCGCTCGGACTACAACGTGGGCAATGCGCTCAAGGTGTTCGGGATGTGGCAGCCGAACTTCTTCCACAACGCGGTGCTGCACTCGGTGGCGGATGGCTGGACGGTGACGGGAATTTACAACTGGCACACGGGCTTCCCGTGGACACCTACGTGGAACTCCGGCGTTAACCTCTTCTATGGCAACAGCGGACAGAACACGCTGCGGCCAGTGGCCTACCACGGAACAGGCGGACATGACCTGAGCAATGCTGCGTTCGAGTCCGGGCCTATGGCCGGAAACTCGGCGGCGCGCAACAAGAATTTCGCCAACGGGTCATTCACTTACTTCACGCTGCCGACAGTGGTTGGCGCGGCGGCCTTCCCAGCGACCGCACCGCTACCAACGGCTCCGGGCGTGTCGCGCAACTCGTTCGATGGACCGCGCTATAGCGCAGTGGACGCGAGCATCACGAAGGGCTTCCACCTGCCGAACACGCCAGTGATGGGCGAGAGAGCGATCTTCGAGTTCCGCGTTGACGCGTTCAACCTCTTCAACCAGACGAACCTGAACGGTATCTCGACCTCGATCGGGACCGGGACGACTGCCAACGTGAACTTCGGACAGGCGACCGGCGCGCTGGGCGGGCGAATCGTCGATATGCAGGCGCGGTTCTCGTTCTAG
- a CDS encoding glucoamylase family protein, protein MLATLGGSPRVMAQDLWYQTVVFENSVSTASYFYTAGKVNAPSALELINKKLPIDTSSFVSGPNSLRLHWQSKPGGGWDVELRLMQWPNRYINFTGDSLYLWLYSAKALPATALPQLTLRDSTNAFTNRLPLRKFAQDLPAGKWTRVRVPLANFHSMSVRPFEVRHVNTLIFSQGETDGVEHTLLLDDVFIENKAVQRAPAPAAPKNLRAQGFERHVELTWTPVESPSVAQYVIYRSMRGGPFRMIGVQRPGVHRYEDFVGDPHFSARYKVTARTSALRESPTSGVAEASTHPMNDDELLSMVQQASFQYYWDGAEPHSGLARESIPGGDDIVAIGGSGFGLMSMIVAADRGFVPRTQIVQRLLHITDFLAKADRFHGVWPHYLNGMTGKVLPVFGVYDDGGDLVETSFLMQGLLAVRGYFTHDDPAERRLRDQITELWKGVEWDWYTSDSKDALYWHSSPTYGFHIAHRLEGWNETMITYMLAIASPTHPVPASFYSTGFAAEGNPSHVFGKGQVIDGIPVAMNYSPGSAGPLFFTHYSFMGYDPRNVRDKYANYFVNNRNESLVQQKHAIENPKHFEGYGADTWGYSAVTGPIGYREYRGSVEDDGTIAPTAAAGAYVYTPQESLLAIKHFYRDLGAQVWDVYGFRNAFNQTQDWYAPTELALNQGPQVVMIENGRTGLIWHSFMSNPEIRAMQKAIGLQPDPEPQQKYYGTTQVGTKDSYAEGPGKR, encoded by the coding sequence ATGTTGGCAACTCTCGGCGGGTCTCCGCGAGTGATGGCCCAGGACCTCTGGTATCAGACGGTGGTCTTCGAGAATAGCGTTTCTACTGCGTCATATTTCTACACCGCGGGCAAAGTGAATGCGCCGAGCGCGCTGGAGCTAATCAACAAGAAGCTGCCAATTGACACGTCCAGCTTTGTGAGCGGACCAAACTCGCTGCGTCTGCACTGGCAGTCGAAGCCGGGCGGCGGATGGGACGTGGAACTGCGGCTGATGCAGTGGCCAAACCGCTACATCAATTTCACGGGCGACAGCCTTTACCTGTGGCTGTATTCAGCGAAGGCGCTGCCAGCAACTGCGCTGCCCCAGCTCACGCTTCGCGACAGCACCAATGCATTTACCAATCGGCTGCCTCTGAGAAAGTTTGCGCAGGACTTGCCGGCGGGCAAGTGGACGCGCGTCCGGGTACCGCTTGCGAACTTCCATTCGATGTCGGTGCGTCCGTTTGAAGTGCGGCACGTAAACACGCTTATCTTCTCGCAGGGCGAGACCGATGGCGTCGAGCATACGCTGCTGCTGGACGATGTGTTTATTGAGAATAAGGCGGTCCAGCGCGCGCCAGCGCCGGCGGCGCCGAAAAATCTGCGGGCTCAGGGTTTTGAGCGGCATGTCGAACTGACGTGGACACCAGTGGAGAGCCCCTCGGTCGCGCAGTATGTAATTTACCGCTCGATGAGGGGCGGCCCATTCCGCATGATCGGTGTGCAGCGTCCAGGCGTGCACCGCTATGAGGACTTCGTAGGCGATCCGCACTTCTCGGCGAGGTATAAGGTGACGGCACGCACGTCGGCACTGAGGGAGTCGCCGACGTCCGGTGTGGCTGAAGCGTCGACGCACCCGATGAACGACGACGAACTACTCTCTATGGTGCAGCAAGCTTCGTTCCAGTACTACTGGGACGGCGCGGAACCGCATAGCGGGCTGGCGCGGGAGTCCATACCAGGTGGCGATGACATTGTCGCGATCGGTGGCAGCGGGTTCGGGTTGATGTCGATGATTGTGGCGGCGGACCGCGGGTTTGTGCCGCGGACTCAAATCGTGCAACGGTTACTGCACATTACAGACTTCCTGGCGAAGGCTGACCGCTTTCATGGCGTATGGCCGCATTATCTGAACGGAATGACTGGTAAGGTATTGCCGGTGTTCGGTGTGTACGACGACGGAGGCGACCTGGTGGAGACCTCGTTCCTGATGCAGGGGCTGCTCGCAGTGCGCGGATACTTCACGCACGACGATCCGGCAGAACGGCGGCTGCGCGACCAGATCACGGAGTTGTGGAAGGGGGTGGAGTGGGACTGGTACACCTCGGATTCGAAAGATGCACTCTACTGGCACAGTTCACCAACGTACGGATTCCATATTGCGCACCGGCTCGAGGGCTGGAACGAAACGATGATCACGTATATGCTTGCGATCGCTTCGCCGACCCACCCGGTGCCTGCAAGCTTCTACTCCACAGGATTTGCAGCGGAAGGGAACCCGTCGCATGTGTTCGGCAAAGGGCAGGTCATCGACGGAATTCCGGTGGCGATGAATTATTCTCCGGGATCGGCAGGGCCGCTCTTCTTCACACACTACTCGTTCATGGGGTATGACCCTCGGAATGTGCGCGACAAGTACGCGAACTACTTTGTGAACAATCGCAACGAGTCGCTGGTCCAGCAGAAGCATGCGATCGAAAACCCAAAGCACTTTGAAGGCTATGGCGCCGACACGTGGGGCTACTCGGCGGTTACCGGGCCGATAGGGTATCGCGAGTATCGCGGCTCCGTGGAGGATGATGGCACAATTGCTCCTACGGCGGCAGCTGGCGCGTATGTGTACACGCCGCAGGAATCACTGCTCGCCATCAAGCACTTCTATCGTGATCTGGGTGCGCAGGTGTGGGACGTGTACGGGTTCCGCAACGCATTCAACCAGACCCAAGACTGGTACGCGCCGACGGAACTGGCGCTGAATCAGGGACCGCAAGTGGTGATGATCGAGAACGGGCGCACGGGACTTATCTGGCACAGCTTTATGAGCAACCCGGAGATACGCGCGATGCAGAAAGCGATCGGCCTGCAGCCTGATCCGGAACCGCAACAGAAGTACTATGGTACGACGCAGGTCGGAACGAAGGACAGCTATGCGGAAGGGCCGGGAAAAAGGTAA
- a CDS encoding LacI family DNA-binding transcriptional regulator encodes MSLKELAAHLGLSQTTVSRVVNQSPGSRRISPETQQRVLAAADELNYTPNALARGLRNKHSQTVSVIVPEISDGYSTTVLSGIEDALLIAGYFYFVVSHRHRPELLRKYPRLLLSRAVEGIIAVDTPLEEDLPIPVVSVSGHLRHKSVVNIELDHTLAAHYALEHLRSLGHREIAIIKGQRFSSDTQSRWQAIQRVARKLGITLHPKLVVELEGTGIGSEPGRAATVKLLGRQVQFTAIFAFNDVSAIGAIQALRDANLSVPRQVSVVGFDDIASAATNAPALTTVRQPLQEMGRVAAMTLLQLLQGESAGTLQNPIRVLPSFVQRNSTASVLQTARAQEPILFHETRG; translated from the coding sequence GTGAGCCTCAAAGAACTTGCGGCTCATCTCGGCCTTTCGCAGACGACGGTATCGCGCGTGGTGAACCAATCGCCCGGTTCGCGGCGTATCTCGCCAGAGACGCAGCAGCGCGTGCTGGCGGCAGCGGATGAGCTGAACTACACGCCGAACGCGCTGGCGCGCGGGTTGCGCAACAAGCACAGCCAGACGGTGAGCGTAATTGTTCCTGAGATCAGCGACGGCTACTCGACGACGGTGCTGAGCGGAATCGAAGATGCGCTTCTGATTGCCGGGTATTTTTACTTTGTGGTGAGCCACCGCCACCGGCCGGAGTTGCTGCGCAAGTATCCGCGGCTGCTGCTGTCTCGTGCAGTAGAGGGCATCATCGCGGTGGACACGCCGCTGGAAGAAGACCTGCCGATTCCAGTGGTGTCGGTATCTGGGCACCTGCGGCACAAATCGGTAGTCAATATTGAACTGGACCATACGCTGGCAGCGCACTATGCGCTGGAACATCTGCGCAGCCTGGGGCACCGCGAAATTGCCATCATCAAAGGACAGCGGTTCAGCTCGGACACCCAAAGCCGCTGGCAGGCTATTCAGCGGGTGGCTCGGAAGCTTGGAATCACGCTGCATCCGAAGCTGGTGGTCGAACTGGAAGGCACGGGCATCGGCTCGGAGCCGGGACGCGCAGCGACGGTGAAGCTGCTGGGGCGCCAGGTACAGTTCACAGCGATCTTTGCGTTCAACGACGTCTCGGCGATTGGAGCGATCCAGGCGTTGCGCGATGCGAACCTGAGTGTGCCGCGGCAGGTTTCGGTGGTTGGCTTCGATGACATTGCGAGCGCGGCGACCAACGCGCCGGCGCTCACGACGGTGCGCCAGCCACTACAGGAAATGGGGCGCGTGGCAGCAATGACGCTTCTGCAGTTGCTCCAGGGAGAATCTGCCGGGACCCTTCAGAACCCGATTCGCGTGCTGCCCTCGTTCGTGCAGCGCAACTCCACGGCCTCGGTGTTACAGACCGCACGTGCGCAGGAACCCATTCTATTTCACGAGACGAGAGGATAA